The Eleginops maclovinus isolate JMC-PN-2008 ecotype Puerto Natales chromosome 3, JC_Emac_rtc_rv5, whole genome shotgun sequence genome includes a region encoding these proteins:
- the LOC134861510 gene encoding interleukin-4 receptor subunit alpha-like, which produces MKCLQLLFLCWCSNILTVTSCIRVDGYSCVSAYWNSITCDVNITGIPVGQTNTIFNLTFTEIDGDGMTYHCPLVGGNHTFSCVCNVTKDSEDVNSVVSYNITLCLESDCHCLTEAFHPSHNIQLTPPHKPEVQQTTETINITWTSGYENHNYIEKILEFILLLQRSQSTESNVFHTSSKTTYVSIPRSRLKPDATYCIKLKSKIDHFSYNGIWSKWSPSTCWKTEAEEDTFSEQDNTLFILIKSLVPVCVAVGVMLFLFYSPTARMKIKTLSHTPSPASFFQLHGGNLQEWLSPKGKFVLAYRTEEILTTDDVIVVPKPITKEPEENVDFHDPTIHLTFTQCQTSYVGLPGIHEASPPLTMICPGNTSYTQLPSSVWGVGIGGIEVASSPPEDFLNISFADSGCEDPTQSPECSLPNSPVKNIPPLCSDYCVLNKTEKGFAPVLVSR; this is translated from the exons ATGAagtgtctgcagctgctgttccTGTGTTGGTGCTCCAACATCCTGACTGTGACCAGCTGCATCAGAG TTGATGGATACTCATGTGTGAGTGCCTATTGGAATTCAATTACTTGTGATGTCAACATCACTGGTATTCCTGTGGGACAGACAAACACCATCTTCAACCTGACATTCACTGAAATAGATGG ggATGGGATGACTTACCACTGTCCACTTGTTGGGGGGAATCACACTTTCAGTTGTGTCTGCAATGTAACTAAGGACTCAGAGGATGTTAACAGTGTTGTTTCCTATAACATAACACTTTGTCTCGAATCTGACTGTCATTGTTTAACAGAAGCATTTCATCCATCACACAACA TTCAGCTGACACCACCGCATAAACCTGAGGTCCAACAAACAACAGAGACTATTAACATCACCTGGACAAGTGGGTATGAAAATCACAATTACATCGAAAAAATCCTTGAATTCATCCTCCTACTTCAAAGATCTCAAAGCACTGAGAGCAAT GTCTTTCATACTTCTTCAAAAACGACTTATGTATCGATACCAAGGTCTAGACTTAAACCAGATGCTACATATTGCATTAAACTGAAATCTAAAATAGATCACTTTTCATACAATGGAATTTGGAGTAAATGGAGTCCATCAACATGCTGGAAAACTGAAGCAGAAGAAG ACACTTTCTCAGAACAAGACAACACATTATTCATTTTGATCAAATCTCTGGTCCCGGTGTGTGTGGCGGTTGGAGtcatgctgtttttattctacAGCCCCACTGCAAG GATGAAGATAAAAACATTGTCCCACACACCATCACCAGCCTCTTTCTTTCAACTACATGGAGGCAATCTCCAG GAATGGCTTTCACCTAAAGGCAAATTTGTGTTAGCATACAGAACTGAGGAGATTTTGACAACCGATGATGTGATTGTTGTGCCGAAACCCATTACAAAGGAGCCAGAGGAGAACGTTGACTTCCACGACCCTACAATACATCTGACCTTCACTCAGTGTCAAACCTCCTATGTTGGTTTACCCGGTATACATGAGGCCTCCCCTCCTTTAACTATGATCTGTCCAGGGAACACGTCTTACACCCAGCTCCCTTCCTCTGTGTGGGGGGTTGGCATTGGAGGGATAGAAGTTGCCTCCTCTCCACCTGAAGATTTCCTAAACATCAGCTTTGCAGACTCTGGCTGTGAAGATCCGACTCAGAGCCCAGAGTGCAGTTTACCAAACAGTCCTGTGAAGAACATCCCACCACTTTGTAGTGATTACTGCGTTctcaacaaaacagaaaaaggcttTGCTCCTGTTTTAGTCTCCAGATGA
- the LOC134861511 gene encoding uncharacterized protein LOC134861511, protein MNLNKNKTLHPHMHDEEALVVENAIRLAVDSIINVLYGVNSARAREYQRTVADRDKQIQRLQGRLTEIEQELQVFQTQGCTCQVYAKEHSFMGSQTSGEPQRGEQSCSHTEMRAEQQECDISIALGIFARPPLHLSSQSHESAVPSSPCRVGLEPSFTPQPSASSGLFDAARNLPTSPNSFVIKEEPCDIDTVLIKWEMSEENFEEHQASTGSPAQDNEGPTEEDKMENTEKRTFREKPHADPGGHCNLHEEDLRNKKQDLLTSERQEEAQRLKRAAWRAASRRYYARKIARQQANPSSLGPFPLQRNFPPTRLPPFPPRSGPFPHITDTRYSQPMSFKDKRRRPLISELSEESQSLQKEAWRTSSRRYYVRKNADHQTEPTQYPQLLQNTESSRETLGPSRGGSHSNSGGIMCS, encoded by the exons AtgaatttgaacaaaaacaagactttGCACCCACACATGCACGATGAAGAAGCTCTTGTAGTGGAAAACGCCATCAGGCTTGCCGTGGACTCGATAATAAACGTGCTGTACGGTGTCAACAGCGCCAGGGCTCGGGAGTACCAGCGGACGGTGGCCGACAGGGACAAACAGATCCAGCGGCTGCAGGGCAGGTTGACGGAGATCGAGCAGGAGCTACAGGTGTTTCAAACACAGGGATGCACCTGCCAGGTGTATGCAAAAGAGCACAGCTTCATGGGATCTCAGACCTCCGGTGAACCACAGAGGGgagagcagagctgcagccacACTGAGatgagagcagagcagcaggagtgTGACATCAGCATCGCTT TGGGTATTTTTGCAAGACCCCCCTTACACCTGTCCTCCCAAAGCCACGAGTCAGCTGTTCCATCTTCCCCCTGCAGAGTGGGTCTGGAACCGTCCTTCACCCCGCAACCCTCCGCGTCCTCAGGTTTATTCGATGCAGCTAGGAATCTGCCTACATCTCCCAACAGCTTCGTCATAAAAGAGGAGCCGTGTGATATCGACACAGTTTTAATCAAGTGGGAAATGAGCGAAGAGAATTTCGAGGAGCATCAGGCGAGCACAGGGAGTCCAGCTCAAGACAATGAAGGCCCAACTGAAGAAG ACAAAATggagaacacagaaaaaagaacCTTCAGGGAGAAACCTCATGCAGACCCAGGAGGACATTGCAACCTTCACGAAGAAGACCTCAG GAACAAAAAGCAGGACCTGCTAACATCCGAGCGGCAGGAGGAGGCTCAAAGACTGAAGAGGGCTGCCTGGAGAGCAGCTTCAAGGCGCTACTATGCCCGAAAAATAGCCCGCCAGCAGGCAAACCCTTCAAGCTTAGGCCCCTTCCCCCTACAGCGCAACTTTCCCCCTACACGGTTACCCCCATTCCCCCCACGGTCTGGCCCCTTCCCGCACATTACCGACACCCGGTATTCCCAGCCGATGTCTTTCAAGGATAAGAGGAGGAGGCCGCTGATCTCTGAGTTATCTGAAGAGTCTCAGTCACTGCAGAAGGAGGCCTGGAGAACCTCGTCCAGGAGGTACTATGTTCGAAAAAATGCTGACCACCAGACAGAGCCCACCCAGTACCCACAACTGCTTCAGAACACTGAGTCATCCAGAGAAACACTGGGACCCAGCAGAGGGGGATCCCACTCTAACAGTGGCGGCATAATGTGCAGCTGA